The sequence GCTGCACCTCAATTTTCTAGGCCTTTTATAGGCTAAAAAATTAGTCCAAAAAGGACTTTATCTCTAGTTTCCTGGAACACAAGGAGGGAAGCCCAGTTCTTTTGGGGCCAAAACTttgggaatatatatatatatatatatataccactATCTTCTACAGTCCCAGGTTTCTCATTTGCAGTCTCATCTTACTGCTTCAGTTCTATCTCCACTCTCCATTAAGTTGCCAAGGGGCTTATAGGCTTTGCTCACTAGGTCCCCGACCAGTACTCGTCATACCTTAACCCAGCCCAAGTGCAACCTTTGGTCCTAAGTTCTAGCAGTGAAAATCTAATGAATTTTCTGCACAAAGGAAGCCAATTGCTTTACAAGTTTAAAAgttctcccctcccccacccccacctctaCGCCCACCCCATACGCCCCTTTTTTAAACTGGGAGAATAGGGAGCTCCCTGGAAGCATCAGCAACAGAAGGGAATGTGGAATTATATAttcaccacccccacccccaccccctcccacccaaaagaaaaaagggcacTATCTACAGTTGAATGTCAGGAGAAGCAGCTGATGCCTCAACATTGTTGTCATGCAGATGAGTTCTCATCCTCGGCTTTAGCATCTCTTCCTCTCCCCCAACATCAAGACTATGTCCGTCGTAGTTACTAGGCCTCATCAACACCCCCTCTTCCCCCTCCTCTTCTAAAAATGATGTTAAGCTCAGGCTAAGAGAAGGTACACCACCATCATGGCAATCAAATGTTCCCTGACCTCCCACAATTTGTCTATAGAATAGAATCTAAATGGATAGTAATCtccacaaggcgacatgcataTACAAATCTTCAATAGCATCTTTTCCTTTTAACGGAATCCCAAAACCAGTAAAGGCCTTTGAAATGGTGACTTGATGATTATATGTGTCTAGGAGGTATTCAAACATTTTGCATTCACTTACTCCAAGTTTTTGAAGGTTGCTAATAGATCTATTGGGAGGGTTTTGAGCCTCGCGTTCCCTGTCAACACCTCTAAACTTGACAGCAATGAAATATCATCAGGTAATTTGGAAATTTGGGTTCCCCTCAGGTCAATGCTACGCAAACACTTCATTCTCCCCATTGATCTCGGTAGTTGCACTAGTTTCCCGAAATCCATAGCATTTAATACCTCAAGCTTTTCTAATAGACCAACACCATTGGGCAATTTCTTGAGTGAGTCGCAGCTTTCGAGATCAAGATCCTTGAGAGAACTCAGCATAGAAATATTGTTTGGGAGTTCTTCAATCTTTGTTGAAAACAAGTCAAGCTTCACTAGAGATTTTAGATCACCCAGAGACTCGGGCAACTTCTTAAGTGAGAGGCACGATCGGAGATTAAGCTCTTTGAGAGAGCTCAATCTGGAAATGTTGTCTAGGAGTTCTTTCATTGCTTCTGTCCACAACAAGTCAAGCTTGGCTAGAGATCTTAGATCACCAATGGACTCGGGCAGCTTATTGAGTGAGACACAAGATTGTAGATTAAGCTCTTTGAGAGAACTCAACCTAGAAATGTTATGTGggagttcttcaattttttctaTCCATGACAAGTCAAGCATGACTAGAGATTTTAGATCACCAATGGATTCGGGCAACTTATTGAGTGAGACACAAGATTGCATATTGAGCTCTTTGAGAGAACTCAGCCAAGAAATGTTGTCTGggagttcttcaattttttttgtccTGCTCAAATCAAGCTTGACTAGAGATTTTAGATCACCAATTTTCTCGGGCAACTTCTTGAGTGAAACGCATGATTGGAGATTAAGCTCTTTGAGAGAACTCAGTCGGGAAATGCTATGTGGGAGTTCTTCCATTTTCTCTATCCATGACAAGTCAAGCTTGACTAGAGATTTTAGATTACCAATAGACTTAGGCAACTCCTTTATTTGTTGGCACATGCATAGAATAAGACTTTTAAGCTGAGTCAATTGCCCAATGGACTCATCTAACTTATCCAAGGAATCGCAACACTCAAGATCTAATCTCTCCAAGTAAGGAAACCATGAAAATTTTGGGGACTTAGATAGATAACGACATCGCCTAAGATTGAGAAGTTTCAACTTTTGGAACCGCTGtcaaacaaagagaaaacacATATGTAAATATTTACAATGCTATCCATAAAATTTACTATTCAAATgagagaataaaaaacaaatgatATACCTTATTTTCATCTTGAGGCTCCATATTCCAGGCTTGTTTAATCATGCTATCTGATAGGTCGAGATTAACTAGTCTCCTGTGATAAAAATTGGTTGGTAGAATAGTACCCCAATGGCGACCAATCCACTTGAACCATATCAACCCAGAAGGAAGGAGTGAAAAGTCTCCCGTGAAGTTTGCTAGACTAATGTCGAGATATCGTAGATTGTGCATCATCTCAAATTGTTCACTATCTAAATTAATAGGCACAAATGCATAGGGAAGCATTATGCCTTTTATCATATCAGTTCCTTACAATAGAAAATAACACAAGTAAATGGAAAGCAGTTGgcactagaaaaaaaaatgagagagagagagagaagaaaaaagaataggaAGTGACAAGGACGCATCCATGCCATTTAGAGTGTCATAGCAAAGGAAGTGGAATTCATCCTATTCACTTtccaaaagaaatttaaaacGTAGAGcgttatgcaatgcatgcttgAAACCCTTGTAATTTTTGTATAGTCTCTAAgttaaaacacacacacatacacacacacacagagagagagagagagagagagagagaggtttagGACTTACCTTGTATCCTTCTAATACTTCCAAGATTGTGTCATGAGACCACAACCTACTACGTTTACCTGGCTCCATAAGGCTTTCTTCCAATACAATTTTCCTTCCCATATCTCGAATTTGATCATGCATTCTTAAGAAATTGCCTTGAAATTTTAGAAGGGACCTTTTAAATAGTATGTATATTGATGATTTAGGATGATAGCCACAAGCTTCCCATATAAAAATTACTGTTTGTTTCTCCCATCCAATGAAAAAGCATGCAACATCAAGAAATATGGCTTTCTGATAATCATCTTCTAGATTATCATAGCTTATCTTCAACCTTCTCTGGACTTTTTCATGAGGAATATCTTTCAATTTTTGCAATGTACTTTCCCAAATATCTTTGTTGCTTATTTCTGATAGGTAAGACCCCAACACCTCTAGAGTTAAAGGCAACCCTCCCGAATAGCAGACTACATCTTGTGAAAGTTGCATGTAATCTTCAGGAGGTTGGCCCCTTGAAAAGGCATGAAAACTaaatagttgaagagattgATTATGATCCAGAACTTGAGGCCAATATAATTTATCACCATCAACTTTAGCCATATTCAGAATATGTTCGTCCCTGGTTGTTATTATGACCCTGCTTTCTTGACCAGACCAATTCAATTCACTAGCCAAAGCACTTAACTGTTCTTGGTtgtccacatcatcaagaacaagaagaacatTTTCTTTACAAAGTCTTTCTTTTATCATTGTTTTTCCTCTGTGATAATCGGCTATGTCAATGTCTACTTTGAAGATATCTTTAAGAAGACGCTTCTGCAAAGTTGCTAAACCCCTGCGTTGCGTTGCTTGCTCTCTAACATCTGAAAGAAAACTATGTCTATTGAAGTTTGGATGGATGCGATTGTAGAGAGCTTTGGCAATAGTTGTCTTTCCAATTCCACCGAAACCACAGATTCCCAAGGACTGAACATCATTGGAACCAATATTTAATAAAGGTAACAGTTCATTCACACATGAATCTATTCCAATAGGGTATTTACATTCAGCCAAAAAGGTGCTGCTGATCAATGCACCCCAAACTCTTTTGACAACTAATTCAACTAGATCTGCTTGATCTCTGTATGCATTCCATAAGTAAAATCATAGCAACAATTAATGAGATGAAAATAcctagttaaaaaaaaaaaaaattatagttttGTATACAATGGGAAAGAGACAAAATTAAACACTATTGAGAATTTAGTACAGTAAAATATTGAAAACATTCAGCCTTGCATACAAAGTATGGGTGTCATGGCTTTCAATTTATGTTATAGGTGTTTGCCCCTTTAATATAAACACAAATATCGTTGGAGTAAATGGCAAAGCATCAGGACAATCTACGTTACTAGTATATTCTTGATAATCAATGATTTAGAACTATCAAATATTCTACTTAATAAGAGGAAAATTGAATCTCTCTTATTTAACCTAACCACTTTAGGAAAATTGATTTAGATCCTATATAGCATGTCAAATGGGTTTGAAATGTCGTATTTCTTGAAAAATCTTAAACCACTTGAGATAAAGAGGAAGGGTTTAAAACAATATGCCAAACTATGAATATGTTGACCAATGGTTGGTCAACAGGATACCCATAATCCAATGCTCCACCAAATTTTCCATACCTTCCCAACAAGTAGTCATATTTCTTTCTTGCAATTATTTGTTCTTTACACTCCAGAGTTTGTTCTTGTAAATAGTTGATATTACAATAGgaaattatacaaaaaaaaaacctaatgtTTATACCTTTTATGGATATAAACAAACTATATATTTTGACAATATTTGATCTTTGATAAGGTAAGAGAACTTAAGAATcatctataaattttttttttttttgggggtggaaGCGAAGGGAAAGTGGCATAGAATGGAAGTGGAATGGGCTAGTAATGAAGCattctttttttcataaaaattttaagatatGATAATAAGATTGGCTTTCAGAACAGAGTTGTGGGATTGAGACTCACCCATTTGCGTCTTCCTTGAGAACCCATCCCTTGAGATTCCCTACCATTCTTAAAGCTTCCCTCCAACTCTCTACAATATGGGGTTTAAAATTCTTTTCATGTTCTTGAACGGGTCCTTCAAAACTTCCAGTCTGATTTCGAACATGGGATGGCTCAACATCAAAGAATATGGGAAGGACCATTTGACCATTGGTTGTGTGGAAATGGTGTATCTGAGAAAGTTCCAGTAGGCACCATTTGCTAGAGGCATAACCTTTGGAGAAGACAGGGATTGAGATTTTGGATCCCTCTATGGCTCTGAGGAGGGCTGGGCCAATGGCTTCTCCAACCCACAATTTTTCACTGTCAAAAAAGACATTGATTCCACTGTTTTTCAAAGCTTTGTGAAGGAACCCAGTGAAGTTTTTGCGAGTGTCTTCACCTCTGAAATTAAGGAACACATCAAAATTGGAAGATACAGATGCAGAGGCAGAGGAGGACGCCTCATTCAGTTCAGCCATGAAGCTGCAGTTGCAATGGTTAGAAAAAACTTTCTTTTGTATCCTGCTTGAATGTGCTAAGCCACTAGACTGGAGGAGCTCTCTTCTCTTGGTTTCCAAATTGATTTCAATTGGAAATAATCAGAAACTGCTCCCAAGAAGTAGAGATTGTCAAAGCAAGTGGGTTCCACCATGGAAATGGTCAATCATTATCTGGTTACCACCCAGGGTAGGACAATGGGTAATACAACTATCAACCAACTAACCTTTTGATAATTGATATCATAACACTTTTGTTCAAAGGTTGAAATCTTTTTTAAATTGGTGAGAAGTTGCTTTTGAAACATTTGATGTGGAATGGAATCTTCCTCTTCACACTAAAGACCCGTAAGCAAGGAAGAATTTTGTggcagttttttctttttaagattgtttattttatttggtagGTGATTTGCTCTTTTAAAAATTGAAGTCGTGAGTGCTGGACTGGGAAGGATTGTTTAGTTTATTTGGTAGGTGATTTGCTCTTTTAAAAATTGAAGTTGTGAGTGCTGGACTGGGAAGGATTCATCTGTTTGGAGTATAGAAAACTCAACATCataaaggaaatgaaaaagagCCTTAATAACTCCAACGGGTTGCAAAGTtagcaagggaccttcgccttagGAAGCGTATGGTTCTGAGTTTGATTCTTCTGAAGCTTTAAAAACTTacagaaaaaaccaaaaagaaaaatccactTGTATTGGTCTTATAGGTAGGGAAACGCTCAACCCCTAATAAAACTTAATCTAATGGCACCAGAGACGGAAACGCTTCTCCGACCCACAATTTTTCACTATCAATAAAGTCATTGATTCCACTGTTTTTCAGAGATTGGTGTAGGAAACCAGTGAAGTTATTGCGAGTGTCTTCACCCCTAAAGTTAAGAAACACATCAAAATTGAAAGAACCAGATTGAAGAGGCAGAGGAGGATGCCATGGCCAATTCCACTATGAAGCTTTTCTTCTTATATATCCTGCTTAAATGTGCTTACCCAGTAGACTAATGGAAGAGCTCTCTGGGTGTCCGAACTCATTCCAAGAGGAAAGTATCTTGCCAGCTGTGTTTTTTGAATTACGGTTACCAATACCATTGATAatgtttcttctttccttttttaaaggaatattgaaaatttttcttccacTTTTCCAAAGTAAGTTTGAAATGGTTTGGATAGCTTTATATAGTGGAAGGAATCATGGAATCTTATGCACATGAGGATTGCGTAGTGATGGTGAAACAGATTAACtgcagaaaagagaaggaaacagTATGAACATGAGAAATACTGCCACTACTACATATTCTTTGGCCTGATTAATCCCGCaggcccatactaaccccacaattgCATAGACCCgatcataccagggttgaatgagaactattcaactttcaccaaaagcagtgaagaacactaaatgCCCCCGTATGAATGGCcctaaggaggtaagaggagtcaaactcaaaaccacacgctTCTTGTGGCGAAGGTCTCTTGTTAACTCCACTACCCCTTGGGGTGTTCCATATAACTTCAGCAACAAAAGACAGTTTTGAAACTACAGAGAAGGTTGAATACGCTATCCCTTTTTGTATTAATTCAATATACTTGCAGTGCTtataaagaaaacataaaaagagTTGCTTCCTGCTTGTAATAACTTTTCATGTTGATGATGTTCTTCAATTGAACTGTACATTCTGGAGATTCGATGAATCCGAGCAGGGCACTGTTGTTCTCCTTCTTTGTTTCAGTTTGAATCCACCACTGAAGAGGAAGATACTTGTTGGGTTAAGTTGTGCGCACAGGATTAATTGGGCATTCTTTCATGAACATCATCACATCCCCACccaaaattttctgttttttaatcacccccctccctttctatccctcccttctttttcttggtaagTATTATCTATCAGTAATTATAAATATATGCAGACAGAACAAGCTTTTTTTCTGCCATCTCAAGTCCTCAACCCCACAAATGTCTTTTGATCAGCAAGTGCAAAAATATATGGACAGGTGATCCTTAATTTATATATGATCTAAAGACAAATGGAttggttatgacatcaattgcAAGTATATGTTTGTTGTATTGTGGTGAATAAGTGAATGCCAATGGACCCCTCTAAGGCCTCACTCTAGCTCCCAATACTTGGTGATCTATTGACAGGCCAACCATCATGAAATCAGTAGTAgattaagagaaaattatttCTACAACATTTAAAGCCAACAGCTCCTTGGAGATATCCCAGGTCGGAGATCAAACTGATTAAGGGTTTGTATTCTGATGCATGGTTTGTAAGGATTGATCCACAACCACTCTCCTGGTGGTTGAGCTGATTTACAATAAAGTTTTTGTTTGATCTCTTGGCGCAAGAGCTGTTACTGCAATTTATAAAAACAGACTGATAGTTGTCAAGACAAAAACAGGTAGTCTCCTGTGGATATGAGTATACGACCATAGCCAAGTCTTTTAGCCATAAAATCCTGACTGTCATAGTCAGCCCAAAGGCTGTTATGtatgtatatgtgtgtgtgtgtgtgtgtgtgtgagagagagagagagagatttctatATTAGCAGGAACAAGCAAAGGTCAGCCGATTGATAGGATGGCCTTCAATTATGTGGTGCACCCCAATCTTCTTGGCTTTAGCCTAATATTTAGTTCAAAAGGACTTAACTAGTTTCCCGAACACGGAATACATAGAATTGGAGGGGAGCCCTGTTCTTTTGGGGGTCAAAACTTCAGAAAGAACCTGGGATGGCCAAATCCAATTGACGGAAAATTACTAGTAATGGGAATATATATAACAGTATCTCCATCAGTCCCAGCTTCCTCATTTAGTCTTATCATACTGCTTCAGTTAGCTCTCCACCTAAGTCCTaaccatggaaaaaaaaattgcatgagAAGTCAGATTTCCCCCTAACCTCCTTTTCTATTCAGAGAATAAGGATGAAGGAAAAACTCTACTGTTGAATGTCAGGAGAAGGACTTGATGCCTCATCATTGTTCTAATGTAGACGAGCTCTCTTCCTCGGCCTCGGTGGCCGTGGccactt is a genomic window of Macadamia integrifolia cultivar HAES 741 chromosome 13, SCU_Mint_v3, whole genome shotgun sequence containing:
- the LOC122059142 gene encoding disease resistance protein RUN1-like encodes the protein MAELNEASSSASASVSSNFDVFLNFRGEDTRKNFTGFLHKALKNSGINVFFDSEKLWVGEAIGPALLRAIEGSKISIPVFSKGYASSKWCLLELSQIHHFHTTNGQMVLPIFFDVEPSHVRNQTGSFEGPVQEHEKNFKPHIVESWREALRMVGNLKGWVLKEDANGDQADLVELVVKRVWGALISSTFLAECKYPIGIDSCVNELLPLLNIGSNDVQSLGICGFGGIGKTTIAKALYNRIHPNFNRHSFLSDVREQATQRRGLATLQKRLLKDIFKVDIDIADYHRGKTMIKERLCKENVLLVLDDVDNQEQLSALASELNWSGQESRVIITTRDEHILNMAKVDGDKLYWPQVLDHNQSLQLFSFHAFSRGQPPEDYMQLSQDVVCYSGGLPLTLEVLGSYLSEISNKDIWESTLQKLKDIPHEKVQRRLKISYDNLEDDYQKAIFLDVACFFIGWEKQTVIFIWEACGYHPKSSIYILFKRSLLKFQGNFLRMHDQIRDMGRKIVLEESLMEPGTDMIKGIMLPYAFVPINLDSEQFEMMHNLRYLDISLANFTGDFSLLPSGLIWFKWIGRHWGTILPTNFYHRRLVNLDLSDSMIKQAWNMEPQDENKRFQKLKLLNLRRCRYLSKSPKFSWFPYLERLDLECCDSLDKLDESIGQLTQLKSLILCMCQQIKELPKSIGNLKSLVKLDLSWIEKMEELPHSISRLSSLKELNLQSCVSLKKLPEKIGDLKSLVKLDLSRTKKIEELPDNISWLSSLKELNMQSCVSLNKLPESIGDLKSLVMLDLSWIEKIEELPHNISRLSSLKELNLQSCVSLNKLPESIGDLRSLAKLDLLWTEAMKELLDNISRLSSLKELNLRSCLSLKKLPESLGDLKSLVKLDLFSTKIEELPNNISMLSSLKDLDLESCDSLKKLPNGVGLLEKLEVLNAMDFGKLVQLPRSMGRMKCLRSIDLRGTQISKLPDDISLLSSLEVLTGNARLKTLPIDLLATFKNLE